AAGGCGGACGTGGCCGCGTTGCAGGATTTGCTGATCCATTTCTGCAAGGGGCTTTCTGCGGTTGCCGTGGAGGCGCGCAAGGCCGGGTTGGATACGGACAAGACCGATGTCTTCGTGTGCGAGGCCGTGTTTTCCACCCTGACCAACGTGAATTTCGATCCCGAGCGGTTCGAGCCGCTGGTGCGTCAGGCCGTGGCCCTGCGCGAGGAACTCAAGGGCGGGCTGGCCGCAAAGGGCGTGACCCCGGACTGGCCCGAGGCCGCCACCCTGATTCCCGAGGCCGACATGGTGGCGCAGGGGGAGCGCTTCAGCCCGGAAAACGATCCCGAGCCGAACGCGGACCTGCGCTCCCTCAAGCATACCCTGATCTACGGTCTCAAGGGCGTTGCCGCCTATGCGGATCATGCCCGGATTCTGGGTCAGTCCGATCCGGCCCTGTATGCCTCCATCGAGGAACTGCTTGCCGCCACCCTGTCCACGGACCTGACTCTGGAACAGTGCGTGGAGGCTGCGTTGGAGTGCGGCCGGGCCAACCTTCGGGCCATGGAGCTGCTGGACGCGGCCAATACCGGCACGTTCGGCCATCCCGTACCCACGGAAGTTCCGCTGGGTGCCAGAGCCGGAAAGGCCATTCTCGTGTCGGGGCACGATCTCAAGGATCTGGCCATGCTGCTGGAACAGACCGCGGGCAAGGACATCAGCATTTACACCCACGGCGAGATGCTGCCCTGTCACGGCTATCCGGAGCTGAAGAAGCATCCGCATTTCCACGGGCATTACGGCACGGCGTGGCAGAATCAGCAGAAGGAGTTCGCCGAGTTCCCGGGGGCGATTCTCATGACCACGAACTGCATCCAGAAGCCCGGCTCCTACATGGACAACATTTTCACCACCGGACTTGTTGGCTGGCCCGGAGCTGCGCACGTGGGCAAGGATTTCGCTCCGGTGATTGAAAAGGCTCTGAAAATGGACGGGTTCCCTGCGGATACGGACAAGGGCTCGGTCATGGTCGGCTTCGGTCATGACGCGGTCATGTCCGTGGCCGGGACCGTGATCGACGCGGTCAAGGCCGGGGACATCCGCCATTTCTTTCTGGTGGCTGGCTGCGACGGTGCCAAGCCCGGTCGCAACTACTACACCGAATTCGTGGAAAAGGTGCCCGAGGATTGCGTTGTCCTGACCCTTGCCTGCGGCAAGTTCCGGTTCTTCGACAAGAAGCTCGGAGACATAGGCGGCATTCCGCGTCTGCTGGACGTGGGACAGTGCAATGACGCCTATTCCGCAGTGAGGATTGCTCAGGCCCTTGCCGAGGCCTTCGACTGCGGCGTGAACGATCTGCCCCTGTCCCTTGTCCTGTCCTGGTACGAGCAGAAGGCCGTGGCCATCCTGCTCAGCCTGCTGGCGCTGGGCATCAGGGACATTCGCCTCGGTCCCACGCTTCCGGCGTTCATCACCCCGAACGTGCTGGAGTTCCTGGTGGCGAACTACGACATCAAGCCCATTTCCACGCCGGATCAGGACCTCAAGGCCATTCTGGGATAATACGGGCCCATCGGATTCATTGCGGGCGGACCGGGTTGCGGTCCGCCCGTTTTTTCTGCGGAATTGTCATCGGGGCGATGCGGAACAGGGAAACCGGCTGCTTGATAAACGCGTGGCTTCCGATTACAGTCCTTGCGTACCGATCAACCCCGGCACGCCATGAAAAACAACGCCCGCATTCTTTTCGCGTTCTGCCTTGCCGTGTTCCTGCTCTGCCCGGGAACCGGGACTGCCCGTGCCGAACAGGGCAAGCGCAAGCAGATTCTGCTGCTCAATTCCTATCATCAGAACTTCCACTGGACCGAAGAACTGCTTCGGGCCGTGACCGATGTGCTGCGGCCCAAGGAAACGGGCATCCTGCTGCATGTGGAGAACATGGACACCAAGCGCGTGCTGTTCGGCGAACGGTACATGCGCCAGTTGGCCGAGGTGTTCGCCCACAAGTACCGGGACACGCCTCTGGATCTGATTCTGGCCACGGACAACAATGCCTTCGAGTTCCTGCGCCGCTATCACGCCACCCTGTTTCCCGGGGTGCCCGTGGTGTTCTGCGGGGTGAACTTCTTCAAGCCGGAACAACTGGACGGATATCCCCTGTTCACGGGCGTGACCGAGGAATTCGACGCCCGGGGAACTCTGGAAATGGCTCTGCGCCTGCATCCCAATACCAGACGTGTCTTCGTGGTCAACGACTACACCCCGTCGGGCCGGGCATGGGCCGACAACATCCGGGAGCAGCTTCGGGATTTTCCTCCGGGCGTGGATATCCAGTACAACGGGAATCTGACCACGGACGATCTGCTGAAACAGGTCCGCAACCTGCCGCCCGGGTCCATCGTGCTGCTGGGCATCTTCTTTCGGGACAGGGACGGCCGTTTTCTGGACGTGGGCGAGGCTGCCGAGGCCCTTTCCTCGTACAGTCGCTTTCCGGTCTACGGCCTGCTGGATTACGATCTGAATCACGGCATCATCGGGGGCATGCTGGCCAGCAACTATGCTCAGGGCCAGACCATGGCCCAGATGGCCCTGCACGTGCTTTCCGGCAGAAATCCGCGCAACATTCCGGTAATCCGGTCCACCTGGACCCAACCCATGTTCGATTATGCCATGCTGCGGCATTTCAACATCAGCATTGCGCGGCTGCCCGAGGACAGTGAAATCATCAATCGGCCCCGCACCCTGTATTCCGAATATCGGGACGAGATTCTGACCGTGCTGGTGCTGGGCGGCATCCAGACCGCGATCATCGTGTTTCTGGTCGTGACCATGAATCGTCGGCGGGAGCTGGAACGCGACCTGCGCCGGGCGCATCAGGATCTGGAACTGCGGGTCGAGGAGCGCACCCGCGAGTTCATGGAATCCGAGGCCATGCTCAGGACCGTGTTCAACGCGTCCCACGACGCCCTGATTCTGCACTCCGTCTCCGGGCAGATTCTGGAAGTCAACGACCGGATGCTCAAGATGTACGGCGTGTCCGAGATCGAGGCCTCGGAGCTTTCCCTTGCCCGTGACTATTCCAGCCGGGAAAATCCCCTGTACCGTCTTTCCTCGATCTGGCGTTCCGTGATCAATGGCCGGGCGCAGGCCGTGGAGTGGAAGGCGCGGCGCCCCCACGACGGACACGAGTTCGACGTGGAAATGCACATGAACCGCATCACCTACAAGGGGACCCCCGCGATTCTGGCCAACGTGCGCGACATCACGGTGCGCAAGGAGACCGAAACGCGCATCCGCCAGTCCCTGTCCAAGTTCGAGGCCATTCTGGAGAACAGTCTGGTGGGCATTGCCATGACGCGCAACAGGGTCATTTCCACGATCAACAAGCGGGGCGCGGAAATATTCGGATACGCGTCCGGGGAGCTTGCGGGCAGCGACCTGTTCATCCTGCTCAATTCCACGGACGACATGGACATGTTCATGCGCGCGTCGCGGGATGCGCTGGAAACCTCGGGCGAGTTCTATACCGAACAGACCTTCCGGGCCAAGGGTGGCCGGGAAATCTGGTGCCGCATGTATGCCAAGGCCATTGACCCCGCCGAACTGGGCAAGGGCGTGATCTGGGCGTGGGACAACGTGACCGAACAGCGCCTGTCCCAGGAGGAACTGCTGCGCGCCCGGGAGGATGCGGTTGCTGCGAACCGGGCCAAGAGCGAGTTCCTGGCCTCCATGAGCCATGAGATCAGGACGCCCATGAATGCCATCGTGGGCATGACCGACATCCTGCTCCAGACCCGGCTTTCCGGGGAGCAGAAGGACTATCTCAGGACGGTCAAGGATTCGGCCGAGCATCTTCTGGAAATCATCAACGACATTCTGGACCTCTCAAAGATCGAGGCGCGCAAGCTGGAACTGGACAAGGTGGACTTCGACCTGCCGTTCCACCTGCGCAACACGCTCAAGGGCATGGAGGTGCAGGCACATCAGAAGGGGCTGGCCCTTGATCTGGCCATTGACGCGGACGTGCCCAAATGCGTGAACGGCGACCCGGTTTCCCTGCGTCAGGTCGTGGTCAATCTGGTGGGCAACGCCATCAAGTTCACCCGCCGGGGCAACGTGCGCATTCGCGTGTCCCGCGCAGCGGACGAGGCCCGGCCAAAGGACGATCCGCGCGATCAGGGCATCTTCGTGAGCGTGCGCGACACGGGCATCGGCATCCCCGAGGAGTTTCTGGAATCCATTTTCCAGAGCTTCAGCCAGACCACCCGCGCCTTTGGCGGCACCGGGCTGGGGCTGGCCATCTCCCGCAAGCTGATCCGGCTCATGGGCGGCGATGTCAGCGTCCAGAGCAAGGTCGGGACCGGAAGCACGTTTTCCTTCACGGTCTGGTTTACCGAGGGGCATACCTGCCCTGCGCCGGAACCCGCGCCCGAACCCGCGCCCAGACCCGTGAATCTGGGCAGGCCCGTACGCATCCTGCTGGCCGAGGACAACGAGGTGAACGTCATGGTCACCACCCTGCGGCTGGAGGAGCTTGGTTACGAATACGATGTTGCGTCCACCGGACTGGAAGTGCTGGCCCTGCTCAAGGAGGCCCATTACGATCTGGTGCTCATGGATGTGGAAATGCCCGTGCTGGACGGCATCGCCGCAACCAAGGCCGTGCGCTCGGCAAAGAGCGGCGGGCCGATCCGCAATCCGAACATTCCCATTGTCGGGGTCACGGCCCATGCCCTCAAGGAATTCCGGGACAGGTGCCTCAAGGCGGGCATGAACGCATACGTGGCCAAGCCCGTGGATTTTATCGAGCTGACCGGGATCATCAATCGGCTGGTCGGGGATGTGGCTGGGGCAACGGATGAACCGCCGACTGCAACCGGGGAGCGGGATGCGGTTGCTGCGGATCCGGTCCGGAAAGTGGCTGCGGAGTCCGGGGAGGGGGGCGGAGGCGGCGTCCGGCCCCACTGCTGCGGATTCCTCTTCCTCGCGCAACGATGTGGTGTGGGAGCCTGAGCAGGCCATGCAGGACGTGGGCGTGGACGCCGCCACGTTTCAGGGATTTCTGGAAACCGCGCGTCGCGAGCTGGACCTCATGACCGGGGAGCTGGAACAGGCCGTTGGCGGAGAGGAACGGGAGCAGGCCGCGCGCATTGCCCGGACATTGGGCAGCGTATGCACGTCCGTGGGCGCGCACAGGGCTGCGGCCCGGGCCCGGGAACTTGCCGTGGCCTGTGGCATGGACAAGGGCGTGCGCACCGCGCATGCCGCGTTTGTCCGGGAACGGGATCATCTCGTCATGCTCATGGATCAGCGGTTCGGGCGATCCTCCTGATTGTCGGTGTTTTCCTGCCTTGTTTTCCCGTGCATCCGCATTGCCATGATCACTGCGTCCCGGTATCCTGCCGGGCATGAAACACGTTGGCGTGGACGGATGCCGCGCCGGATGGCTTGCCGTCCGGGTCGAAGGCGGACAGGGAAGGGCACTCTGGTCCGGGGGCGATGTCTACCCGGACTTCGGTTCCCTCTGGCTTGCCCATGCCGATGCAGCCTCCATCTGGGTGGACATCCCCATCGGCCTTCCCGGCCCCGATCTTCCTGCGCGCGATGCGGACCGGCTGGCCCGCAAGCTGCTCGGCAAAAGAAGCTCCAGCATCTTTTCACCAATGTCCAGACTTTGTCTGGACTGTACGTCGTGGGCCGAGGCGAACAAGAAAAATCGGCAAGTTGTCGGTAAGGGTTTTTCCAAGCAATCATGGATGATTGCACCGAAGATAAAGGATGTCGATTCCTTTCTTGCCCTGCATCCGGAAGCGCGTGCAAACGTGCTGGAGTCGCATCCGGAGCTTTGCTTTGCTCTGGCTGTCGGCGCACCTCTTCTTCACTCGAAAAAGCATGCTTCCGGCGTGGAGGAGCGGCTCGACATCCTCGAATTCCTGATCCCCGGGGCACGAGATTTTCATGCTGATGTGCGTCGGGATTGTCTGGTCAGGGAAGTGGCGCATGACGACATCCCGGATGCCATGATTCTGGCAGTCGCCGCGTTTCTGGCCGGAAACGACCCGGCCGGCCTGCCCGAGCCGCCGCAACAGGATGACGCCGGGTTGTCCATGGCCATTCGCATGCCTCGTGCATGGCTTTTCTTGAAAAAACAACGGAGCGATCCATGAATGACCGCAAAGAATGTTGCGGAACCCTCCGGCCTTTGCTGCCGGTGCTGATTCTGTCCCTTTCCCTGCTGGCCTCGGCCTGCGTCAGGACCGTTGCACCGCCGCCTCTGGACGTGACGTTCCTGCCACAGCGGGGCGACTTCATCTCCAGGGACGGTGAGCGTCTTGCGATCACGGAAATGGTGAAGATGGCCAATGATGCCGAGTATATCCTTGTCGGTGAAGGGCACCGGAACATCGGGGACCACAAGGTTCAGCAAGCCCTTCTCGCAGCGTTTTCCGATTCGGGAAAACCGATTTCCCTTGGTCTGGAAATGGTGGCCGTGGACATGCGGCACATTCTGGACGATTTTGGCAAGGGACAGGTGGAAGTTGCGGCGCTGGAAGAGGAACTGCAATGGAAAACAAGGTGGGGGTATCCCTTTCCCCTGTTCTCGCCCCTGTTCGAAATCGCCCGGCGAAACAGCGTTCCGGTGGCAGGACTGAACGTGCCACCATCCGTGACCCGAAAGATCGGGCGGGAAGGGCTGGGCCGCCTGACCGATGAGGAACGAACCTTTCTGCCCGAGCAGATCGTGATGCCGTCCATGGACCAGATACCCATGCTCGACAAGGTGTTCGAGCAGCACGGGGAGCCGGGCGAGGACGATCCGGCCCGGCGCGACCGATTTCTGCTGGCCCAGTCCGTGTGGGATTCCAAGATGGCGGAACAGGCCGTGAATCTGCACAGACGCTATGACTGGCCCGTGCTCGTGATTGCCGGGGCCGGGCATGTGGAACATGGCTGGGGCATTGCCCGGCGCATCCGGCGGTTCGATCCCGGGGCGCGCATTCTGACGGTCATGCCGTGGCGTGGCGGCGAGTTCGATTCGGCCGAGGCGGACGTGTTCTTCCACAGCCCGGATACCTATGTGTCACGCATGGGCATGACCATTTCCTCCACCGGACGCGGTGGCCTGCTCGTGGAGGCCGTGACGCGCGACTCCCGTGCGGACAAGGCCGGAATCCGGCCCGGCGACGTGTTGGAACAGGCCGGAACCGTGCGGCTCGATCAACTCATGGATCTGCATCGCGCAGGCGCCGAGGCCCATGAACGGAACCGGGAACTCGTGTTCCAAATCCGTCGCGGCTGCGACGCCGTTGTCGTGAATGTCGGAAAACTCGGGGAAAAGAAGTAGCGGGCTGCCGCCAACGGCTCAGGAATCCTTTGCGTCTGACCGTACTGGGACTTCCCGCTGTCTTGCGAAACAGTCCGTTTTGCCCTGTCGATGAACGTGATTCAGGGGACACGGGCAAGGAGAAGAACGTTTTTTCGTGTCTCCCCGTTTCCGGAATTGGAAGAGGCCGGCGGCATGTCCCGACAGGGCATGCCGCCGGCCTCTTCCAATTCCGGAAACAGATGGGGATCCAAGGGGCCTTGCTCCTTGGCGGGTCCGGGCAGAGCCCGGCCCCCCGGGAGGGTCGCCGAAGGCCTTACTGTCCGAACGAGCTGCGAAAGGCTTCAGCCACGTTTCGCAGGTTGTCGGCCCAGTCGTGGGCCATGGGGTCGGCCTTGATCACGTTGCCGTGGATGGCGTCGGCAATGATGCGCGCTGATTTCTCCGAGAACTGGGGCTGGACGAAGATGACGCGGATGCTGTTTGCCCGGGCGTAGTCCACGAGCTCGGCCAGTCCGCGGCGGGCGGGGCGCCTTGCCTTCCTTTTCCACGGGAATCTGGTTCAGGTGGAATTCCCGGGCAAAGTAGCCCCATGCCGGATGATAGACCATGAAGGGCGCGCCTTCGGGCACCTTGGCGAACAGATGGCGCAGGTCCGAGTCGAGCAGGTCCACTTCCTGAAGAAAGGTTTCGTAGTTGGCCTCGTAGGCCTTGCGATTGGCCGGGTCGGTCTTGGCAAGGGCAAGGTGGATGGTGCGCGCGATGTTTCGGACAAGGGCGGGCGAGGTCCAGATGTGCGGGTCGAGGCTGGCATGCCCGTGCCCGGATTCGGCCTTGTGTTCGTGCCCGTGCCTGTGCGCGGCCATGGGCATTTTGGTGATGCCCATGTCGGCCTGAACCACGGCGAGATCGGGATTGGCGGCCTTGAATCGGGGCAGCCACACGTTTTCGAATCCCACGCCGATGGCCACGTAGAGCCGGGCCTTGGCAATGGCAGTCATCTGGCTGGGCTTGGGCTCGTAGCTGTGGGGCTCGTCCCCGGGACCGACCATGACGGACACGTCCACCATGTCGCCACCGATGCGCTGAACGAAATACTGGACGGGTTCAATGCCCGTGACCACGGGCAGGGGCTGGGCCGGGGCAAGGGCCGGAAGCAGGATCAGGCACAGCGCGGTCAGCAATGCAAAACGTTTCATGGGGAATCCCTCCAAGGAATGAAAACATTTTTATGTGACCAATTCGCGGGCCGGTGTCAACGTCGGCGGATTCCCGGCGGTCCGGTCCCGCCGGAGCGGGACCGGACCTCGAGGTGTGCGGCCTGATCAGGGTCGTCTTCGGAACAGGCCGAGGCCGAGAAAGAGGTTGGCAAGAAGGCTCAGACCGAACACGGCCTTGATCCAGAGGGGAACGTCGCCCGTGTCACCCTGCGGGCGCGAGGCATGTCCTGCGTTGTCCACAGGAAAGGCAAAGGCCAGCCTGTGGCCCATGCCGCCGTTGACAACGGCGCGCCATTCCCCGGGCCGATCCGGCTGGAAGAAGAATCTGCCTTCCTGATCCGTCAGGCCGGAGGCATAGGACTCGGGCTCGTCGGGAGCGAATATTTCGGTTTCGCAGAAGCACATGGCCTCGCCCGTGGTAAACGCCGCACGGAATCCGATCGCGGCGGTGCCGTCCACGAGGTGGTAGTTCATGCCGTGCGCCAGAGCGGCTGTGGTCAGTGTCAGGACAAGGACCGCCGTCCCGAGCGGAACGGCGGCGAATTTCATGATCCGGAACATCTACTTCACCTCGAATGCCAGAACCGCGCGCATGACGTGGGAGTCGTACTCCTCGGTGGGCTGGTCCAGCACGTGCTGCACGCGCACCATCCATACGCCGGGAGCCGTGATCTTCAGCCTGGCCCGGCCTTCGCCGTAGGGCTCGGTGAAGTAGGCAAAGGTGTTGGGCGTGAGGGTGAACCCGTCATAGGTGGCGACCATGGATTCCGGGACAAAGGGCCTGCCCTGATACAGGAAGGTGAATTCGATCTCGTCACCGGGCTTTGCCTGCGTCGGATCGGTCACGGGCACGATTTCCAGAGCATGGCCCACAACGGTCCCGTATGCGTTGTCCGGCTTGCCCACGGTCATCAGGGTCTTGCAGAATTTTTCGTATTTGCCGCTGTGGATCACGCCTTTCAGGCCTTTTTTCGAAGCCTGCTTCCAGCCGCGCTTCGTCTGGGTCCAGATCACGCCCTTGCGGTGTCCGGCAAGGATCGCGGTGCCTTCATGCAGCGGCTCGACGCGGCCGTCCAGCGTCATGAGCACTTCGTTCGGAGTCAGGGACAGGGCGGTCTTCTTTCCGGCCAGCAGCA
Above is a window of Pseudodesulfovibrio tunisiensis DNA encoding:
- the hcp gene encoding hydroxylamine reductase, with the protein product MFCYQCEQTAKGGCTRIGVCGKKADVAALQDLLIHFCKGLSAVAVEARKAGLDTDKTDVFVCEAVFSTLTNVNFDPERFEPLVRQAVALREELKGGLAAKGVTPDWPEAATLIPEADMVAQGERFSPENDPEPNADLRSLKHTLIYGLKGVAAYADHARILGQSDPALYASIEELLAATLSTDLTLEQCVEAALECGRANLRAMELLDAANTGTFGHPVPTEVPLGARAGKAILVSGHDLKDLAMLLEQTAGKDISIYTHGEMLPCHGYPELKKHPHFHGHYGTAWQNQQKEFAEFPGAILMTTNCIQKPGSYMDNIFTTGLVGWPGAAHVGKDFAPVIEKALKMDGFPADTDKGSVMVGFGHDAVMSVAGTVIDAVKAGDIRHFFLVAGCDGAKPGRNYYTEFVEKVPEDCVVLTLACGKFRFFDKKLGDIGGIPRLLDVGQCNDAYSAVRIAQALAEAFDCGVNDLPLSLVLSWYEQKAVAILLSLLALGIRDIRLGPTLPAFITPNVLEFLVANYDIKPISTPDQDLKAILG
- a CDS encoding PAS domain S-box protein, with product MKNNARILFAFCLAVFLLCPGTGTARAEQGKRKQILLLNSYHQNFHWTEELLRAVTDVLRPKETGILLHVENMDTKRVLFGERYMRQLAEVFAHKYRDTPLDLILATDNNAFEFLRRYHATLFPGVPVVFCGVNFFKPEQLDGYPLFTGVTEEFDARGTLEMALRLHPNTRRVFVVNDYTPSGRAWADNIREQLRDFPPGVDIQYNGNLTTDDLLKQVRNLPPGSIVLLGIFFRDRDGRFLDVGEAAEALSSYSRFPVYGLLDYDLNHGIIGGMLASNYAQGQTMAQMALHVLSGRNPRNIPVIRSTWTQPMFDYAMLRHFNISIARLPEDSEIINRPRTLYSEYRDEILTVLVLGGIQTAIIVFLVVTMNRRRELERDLRRAHQDLELRVEERTREFMESEAMLRTVFNASHDALILHSVSGQILEVNDRMLKMYGVSEIEASELSLARDYSSRENPLYRLSSIWRSVINGRAQAVEWKARRPHDGHEFDVEMHMNRITYKGTPAILANVRDITVRKETETRIRQSLSKFEAILENSLVGIAMTRNRVISTINKRGAEIFGYASGELAGSDLFILLNSTDDMDMFMRASRDALETSGEFYTEQTFRAKGGREIWCRMYAKAIDPAELGKGVIWAWDNVTEQRLSQEELLRAREDAVAANRAKSEFLASMSHEIRTPMNAIVGMTDILLQTRLSGEQKDYLRTVKDSAEHLLEIINDILDLSKIEARKLELDKVDFDLPFHLRNTLKGMEVQAHQKGLALDLAIDADVPKCVNGDPVSLRQVVVNLVGNAIKFTRRGNVRIRVSRAADEARPKDDPRDQGIFVSVRDTGIGIPEEFLESIFQSFSQTTRAFGGTGLGLAISRKLIRLMGGDVSVQSKVGTGSTFSFTVWFTEGHTCPAPEPAPEPAPRPVNLGRPVRILLAEDNEVNVMVTTLRLEELGYEYDVASTGLEVLALLKEAHYDLVLMDVEMPVLDGIAATKAVRSAKSGGPIRNPNIPIVGVTAHALKEFRDRCLKAGMNAYVAKPVDFIELTGIINRLVGDVAGATDEPPTATGERDAVAADPVRKVAAESGEGGGGGVRPHCCGFLFLAQRCGVGA
- a CDS encoding DUF429 domain-containing protein is translated as MKHVGVDGCRAGWLAVRVEGGQGRALWSGGDVYPDFGSLWLAHADAASIWVDIPIGLPGPDLPARDADRLARKLLGKRSSSIFSPMSRLCLDCTSWAEANKKNRQVVGKGFSKQSWMIAPKIKDVDSFLALHPEARANVLESHPELCFALAVGAPLLHSKKHASGVEERLDILEFLIPGARDFHADVRRDCLVREVAHDDIPDAMILAVAAFLAGNDPAGLPEPPQQDDAGLSMAIRMPRAWLFLKKQRSDP
- a CDS encoding ChaN family lipoprotein, translated to MNDRKECCGTLRPLLPVLILSLSLLASACVRTVAPPPLDVTFLPQRGDFISRDGERLAITEMVKMANDAEYILVGEGHRNIGDHKVQQALLAAFSDSGKPISLGLEMVAVDMRHILDDFGKGQVEVAALEEELQWKTRWGYPFPLFSPLFEIARRNSVPVAGLNVPPSVTRKIGREGLGRLTDEERTFLPEQIVMPSMDQIPMLDKVFEQHGEPGEDDPARRDRFLLAQSVWDSKMAEQAVNLHRRYDWPVLVIAGAGHVEHGWGIARRIRRFDPGARILTVMPWRGGEFDSAEADVFFHSPDTYVSRMGMTISSTGRGGLLVEAVTRDSRADKAGIRPGDVLEQAGTVRLDQLMDLHRAGAEAHERNRELVFQIRRGCDAVVVNVGKLGEKK
- a CDS encoding DUF4198 domain-containing protein; protein product: MKKRIVFTLMFALALLCGPASAHEFLLKPVQCTAQKGAIVPFSVVSAHVFMISEEMEPPAQVEVEMLLAGKKTALSLTPNEVLMTLDGRVEPLHEGTAILAGHRKGVIWTQTKRGWKQASKKGLKGVIHSGKYEKFCKTLMTVGKPDNAYGTVVGHALEIVPVTDPTQAKPGDEIEFTFLYQGRPFVPESMVATYDGFTLTPNTFAYFTEPYGEGRARLKITAPGVWMVRVQHVLDQPTEEYDSHVMRAVLAFEVK